The proteins below come from a single Archangium lipolyticum genomic window:
- the trhA gene encoding PAQR family membrane homeostasis protein TrhA, with product MASQERVETLRVEDEVKPRLRGVSHAFAFVAALAGCFFLALAPAEGMRYLAGMVFGVSLVLMFGISATYHCPNWSPATYRRIQRFDHAAIYALIAGSFTPIAALDEAGGWGPRLLWVMWAAALTGAGLALLGRSGPRGLRSVLYVVLGTVSLPVMLRLPGIIGPARVGWLVFGAVLYAMGAVVYARRWPDPRPTVFGYHELFHLMVIAAASVHYAVILDVLWS from the coding sequence ATGGCCTCCCAAGAGCGCGTCGAGACTCTCCGGGTCGAAGATGAAGTGAAGCCCAGGCTGCGTGGCGTGTCGCATGCGTTCGCGTTCGTGGCGGCGCTCGCCGGGTGTTTCTTCCTGGCCCTGGCTCCGGCGGAGGGCATGCGGTACCTGGCCGGCATGGTGTTCGGCGTCAGCCTCGTGCTGATGTTCGGCATCAGCGCGACGTACCACTGTCCCAACTGGAGCCCCGCCACCTACCGCCGCATCCAGCGGTTCGACCATGCGGCCATCTATGCCCTCATCGCGGGCTCCTTCACGCCCATTGCCGCACTGGACGAGGCGGGAGGGTGGGGTCCACGGCTGCTCTGGGTGATGTGGGCCGCGGCGCTCACGGGCGCCGGGCTCGCGCTGCTGGGCCGCTCCGGGCCGAGGGGACTCCGCTCCGTGCTCTATGTCGTACTGGGGACGGTGTCTCTCCCGGTGATGCTGCGGCTGCCAGGCATCATCGGCCCGGCGCGTGTCGGGTGGCTCGTCTTCGGGGCCGTCCTCTATGCCATGGGCGCCGTGGTCTACGCGCGCAGATGGCCGGATCCCCGCCCCACGGTCTTCGGCTACCACGAGCTGTTCCACCTCATGGTCATCGCCGCGGCCTCCGTGCACTACGCCGTCATCCTCGACGTGCTGTGGAGCTAG